A stretch of the Phyllopteryx taeniolatus isolate TA_2022b chromosome 5, UOR_Ptae_1.2, whole genome shotgun sequence genome encodes the following:
- the LOC133478265 gene encoding C-Jun-amino-terminal kinase-interacting protein 1-like isoform X1 translates to MEKYRPKRPTTLALMPQRPQPGTQDTINNNSLGKKDSWKESRSSSPHITGDQTQPDSQPKAEDKVRPYTRRPAPKPPTANGVISRASTQAAVGDTRARARERQPLGATHTQSLSMPRSQRRGGAVGAGRGRGGGRGADAMRERRLGDIRGKDGVTSGKEERRGGRLCEDSKGKEKAKTINQSTKEANGIKSLGSDGRGKLCTRKDNPGGRGKPSNSLPNQVYLTAMVVPRTPVAPRKEDKTQVQGQNHDRKSQNPSVRSQSCHDRASNRMSLGSDTEGPPPEPQHPPVSHRANLDIREEEGDGASSTLKAHPSTESCPENNAKSEKTQSKVKTVHRKGDNVTEAESTKSVSQGALVGTQTVPKSKEASAGLNYDSVKNTLVVDEDTQLEPVSGKDCLHSKSGHNDESDAETVYQSAKEEEDPEYEEERKRKEAAARKQGRRKEEEMRRKEEEKRKMREEDLRRQREEEVKRRREVVARVSKQPKMSTKTLDQEESNGGRASVPRSKKFLNLFSSDNNYSSTGAGSFGVFSCVMDGVEQQQSHRAVYRFVPRHSDELYLETDDPVLIFNQSEDLWCQGYNMRTGATGIFPAYYAVRLTKNTNKGQKDGSIEQFLVRFLGSVQVPIHKGSDVLCAAMRKVAYNSRLAGQPPSACVLEVSVRGVKISVQDQCHSAHRGDQCFHFFHLKNISFCGCHPKHSKYFGFITKHPDQQRFACHVMMADTTLHPLAMSVGKAFQEYYKEHIGYSCPTEDIFID, encoded by the exons ATGGAGAAATATCGGCCAAAGAGGCCCACAACGCTAGCTCTAATGCCACAGCGACCACAACCTGGCACCCAG GACACTATCAACAACAATTCTTTAGGGAAAAAGGACAGCTGGAAGGAATCACGATCTTCATCCCCACACATTACAG GGGATCAAACACAACCTGATAGCCAACCAAAAGCAGAGGACAAAGTCCGACCCTACACCCGCCGCCCAGCCCCTAAACCTCCAACTGCCAATGGGGTCATTAGCAGAGCCAGCACTCAAGCTGCAGTAGGCGACACGAGGGCTCGAGCACGGGAACGACAGCCACTCGGGGCCACGCACACTCAGTCCTTAAGCATGCCTAGAAGCCAACGGAGAGGGGGAGCAGTGGgagcaggaagaggaagagggggaGGTAGAGGAGCAGATGCGATGAGAGAGAGGAGATTGGGGGACATCAGAGGGAAGGATGGAGTGACATCAGGGAAGGAAGAACGAAGAGGTGGAAGACTGTGTGAAGACTCCAAGGGGAAGGAGAAAGCGAAAACCATAAATCAAAGCACAAAAGAAGCAAACGGAATTAAAAGCTTGGGCTCAGATGGGAGGGGAAAACTATGTACCAGAAAGGATAACCCGGGTGGAAGGGGGAAACCCAGTAACTCACTTCCTAACCAGGTTTACCTGACAGCCATGGTGGTCCCACGCACACCTGTAGCACCCAGAAAAGAGGACAAGACCCAGGTCCAAG gCCAAAACCATGACAGGAAAAGTCAAAATCCCTCTGTTCGTTCTCAGTCTTGCCATGACCGGGCATCCAACAGAATGTCCCTCGGTTCAGACACTGAGGGACCTCCACCAGAACCTCAGCATCCACCTGTATCCCATCGAGCAAACCTTGACATCCGCGAAGAAGAAGGGGATGGAGCATCTTCCACCCTGAAAGCCCATCCAAGTACAGAATCCTGCCctgaaaataatgcaaaatcagaGAAGACCCAGTCCAAAGTGAAAACAGTGCATAGAAAGGGTGATAATGTGACTGAGGCTGAGAGCACCAAATCTGTCTCGCAGGGAGCTCTTGTTGGCACACAAACTGTACCAAAGAGTAAAGAAGCATCTGCAGGGTTAAATTATGACTCTGTTAAAAACACTCTGGTGGTTGATGAAGACACGCAACTGGAACCAGTCAGCGGTAAGGACTGCTTGCACAGTAAGAGTGGACACAATGACGAGAGTGATGCAGAGACGGTCTATCAGTCAGCCAAAGAGGAGGAAGACCCTGAGTATGAGGAGGAGAGGAAAAGGAAAGAAGCAGCAGCAAGGAAGCAAG GGCggaggaaagaagaagaaatgagaagaaaggaggaggagaagagaaaGATGAGAGAAGAAGACTTGAGGCGGCAGCGGGAGGAGGaagtgaagaggaggagggaggttGTGGCGAGGGTTAGCAAGCAGCCTAAAATGTCAaccaaaacattggaccaagaGGAATCTAATGGAGGGAGAGCAAGCGTTCCCAGAAGCAAGAAGTTCCTCAACCTGTTCTCGTCTGACAACAACTACAGTTCCACTG GTGCTGGCTCCTTtggtgtgttttcatgtgtcATGGATGGAGTGGAGCAACAGCAGAGCCACAGAGCTGTATACAG GTTTGTTCCCCGTCATTCTGATGAGCTGTACCTGGAGACAGATGACCCAGTCTTAATTTTCAACCAGTCCGAGGATCTGTGGTGTCAGGGTTACAACATGAGGACCGGAGCTACTGGAATCTTCCCTGCTTACTATGCTGTCAGACTAACCAAAAATACTAACAAAG GACAAAAGGATGGTTCGATAGAGCAATTCCTGGTGCGATTCTTAGGTTCCGTTCAAGTCCCCATCCACAAAGGCAGTGATGTGCTGTGTGCTGCTATGCGCAag GTTGCATATAACAGCCGATTAGCAGGCCAGCCTCCCTCAGCCTGTGTGCTAGAAGTCAGTGTGAGGGGTGTGAAGATCAGCGTCCAGGACCAGTGTCACTCTGCTCACAGG GGAGACCAGTGTTTCCATTTcttccatctgaagaacatcTCGTTCTGTGGCTGCCATCCAAAACATAGCAA GTACTTCGGTTTTATCACCAAACATCCTGACCAACAGCGCTTTGCCTGTCATGTGATGATGGCAGATACAACTTTACATCCTCTGGCCATGTCAGTAGG GAAGGCCTTCCAGGAGTATTACAAGGAACACATTGGCTACTCTTGTCCCACTGAAGACATCTTCATTGATTAA
- the LOC133478265 gene encoding C-Jun-amino-terminal kinase-interacting protein 1-like isoform X2, whose protein sequence is MPRSQRRGGAVGAGRGRGGGRGADAMRERRLGDIRGKDGVTSGKEERRGGRLCEDSKGKEKAKTINQSTKEANGIKSLGSDGRGKLCTRKDNPGGRGKPSNSLPNQVYLTAMVVPRTPVAPRKEDKTQVQGQNHDRKSQNPSVRSQSCHDRASNRMSLGSDTEGPPPEPQHPPVSHRANLDIREEEGDGASSTLKAHPSTESCPENNAKSEKTQSKVKTVHRKGDNVTEAESTKSVSQGALVGTQTVPKSKEASAGLNYDSVKNTLVVDEDTQLEPVSGKDCLHSKSGHNDESDAETVYQSAKEEEDPEYEEERKRKEAAARKQGRRKEEEMRRKEEEKRKMREEDLRRQREEEVKRRREVVARVSKQPKMSTKTLDQEESNGGRASVPRSKKFLNLFSSDNNYSSTGAGSFGVFSCVMDGVEQQQSHRAVYRFVPRHSDELYLETDDPVLIFNQSEDLWCQGYNMRTGATGIFPAYYAVRLTKNTNKGQKDGSIEQFLVRFLGSVQVPIHKGSDVLCAAMRKVAYNSRLAGQPPSACVLEVSVRGVKISVQDQCHSAHRGDQCFHFFHLKNISFCGCHPKHSKYFGFITKHPDQQRFACHVMMADTTLHPLAMSVGKAFQEYYKEHIGYSCPTEDIFID, encoded by the exons ATGCCTAGAAGCCAACGGAGAGGGGGAGCAGTGGgagcaggaagaggaagagggggaGGTAGAGGAGCAGATGCGATGAGAGAGAGGAGATTGGGGGACATCAGAGGGAAGGATGGAGTGACATCAGGGAAGGAAGAACGAAGAGGTGGAAGACTGTGTGAAGACTCCAAGGGGAAGGAGAAAGCGAAAACCATAAATCAAAGCACAAAAGAAGCAAACGGAATTAAAAGCTTGGGCTCAGATGGGAGGGGAAAACTATGTACCAGAAAGGATAACCCGGGTGGAAGGGGGAAACCCAGTAACTCACTTCCTAACCAGGTTTACCTGACAGCCATGGTGGTCCCACGCACACCTGTAGCACCCAGAAAAGAGGACAAGACCCAGGTCCAAG gCCAAAACCATGACAGGAAAAGTCAAAATCCCTCTGTTCGTTCTCAGTCTTGCCATGACCGGGCATCCAACAGAATGTCCCTCGGTTCAGACACTGAGGGACCTCCACCAGAACCTCAGCATCCACCTGTATCCCATCGAGCAAACCTTGACATCCGCGAAGAAGAAGGGGATGGAGCATCTTCCACCCTGAAAGCCCATCCAAGTACAGAATCCTGCCctgaaaataatgcaaaatcagaGAAGACCCAGTCCAAAGTGAAAACAGTGCATAGAAAGGGTGATAATGTGACTGAGGCTGAGAGCACCAAATCTGTCTCGCAGGGAGCTCTTGTTGGCACACAAACTGTACCAAAGAGTAAAGAAGCATCTGCAGGGTTAAATTATGACTCTGTTAAAAACACTCTGGTGGTTGATGAAGACACGCAACTGGAACCAGTCAGCGGTAAGGACTGCTTGCACAGTAAGAGTGGACACAATGACGAGAGTGATGCAGAGACGGTCTATCAGTCAGCCAAAGAGGAGGAAGACCCTGAGTATGAGGAGGAGAGGAAAAGGAAAGAAGCAGCAGCAAGGAAGCAAG GGCggaggaaagaagaagaaatgagaagaaaggaggaggagaagagaaaGATGAGAGAAGAAGACTTGAGGCGGCAGCGGGAGGAGGaagtgaagaggaggagggaggttGTGGCGAGGGTTAGCAAGCAGCCTAAAATGTCAaccaaaacattggaccaagaGGAATCTAATGGAGGGAGAGCAAGCGTTCCCAGAAGCAAGAAGTTCCTCAACCTGTTCTCGTCTGACAACAACTACAGTTCCACTG GTGCTGGCTCCTTtggtgtgttttcatgtgtcATGGATGGAGTGGAGCAACAGCAGAGCCACAGAGCTGTATACAG GTTTGTTCCCCGTCATTCTGATGAGCTGTACCTGGAGACAGATGACCCAGTCTTAATTTTCAACCAGTCCGAGGATCTGTGGTGTCAGGGTTACAACATGAGGACCGGAGCTACTGGAATCTTCCCTGCTTACTATGCTGTCAGACTAACCAAAAATACTAACAAAG GACAAAAGGATGGTTCGATAGAGCAATTCCTGGTGCGATTCTTAGGTTCCGTTCAAGTCCCCATCCACAAAGGCAGTGATGTGCTGTGTGCTGCTATGCGCAag GTTGCATATAACAGCCGATTAGCAGGCCAGCCTCCCTCAGCCTGTGTGCTAGAAGTCAGTGTGAGGGGTGTGAAGATCAGCGTCCAGGACCAGTGTCACTCTGCTCACAGG GGAGACCAGTGTTTCCATTTcttccatctgaagaacatcTCGTTCTGTGGCTGCCATCCAAAACATAGCAA GTACTTCGGTTTTATCACCAAACATCCTGACCAACAGCGCTTTGCCTGTCATGTGATGATGGCAGATACAACTTTACATCCTCTGGCCATGTCAGTAGG GAAGGCCTTCCAGGAGTATTACAAGGAACACATTGGCTACTCTTGTCCCACTGAAGACATCTTCATTGATTAA